GCTGGGGTTCGGCCTGCCCGCTGGACCAACCCCCGTACGGCGGCGTCGTCCGGTACGTCGTCGCTCCGGGCACGGACACCCCGGGCACGGACACCTCCGACCCGCAGACCTCCGACCCGCGGACCTCCGGCACGCACACCCCTGACACCGGCGCCCCCGGCATCCCCGGCACCGGGGACAGGGCGGACCACCGGCGGAGCCCCAACGCCTTCGGCCTCCACATAGCCCGCGACGTCTACGAGTCGGAGGTGACGTCCGATCCGGCATCGGTCTACGGCGGCGACGGCGGCGAGGCGGTCTGCGGCGGTTACGGCTCCTTCGTCTCCTGGCTGCCCCTGGCGACGGCCAACCGCAATCCGGGCATGGCCGAATTCCTCCACGGCCCGGACGGCGCGGAGATCGGCGACGACTTCGGCGTCCGCCCCGTCCTCGACCTGAGCTGACGGCGGCGTACGTTCCGTCCGGACCTGCTGCCGCCCGTCCTGTTCGTCCCACCTCTCCCGCCGGTCGTCGCCGCGTCCTGCCGGTCTCCGGGCGCACCGCCCGCACCCGTCCTGTTCGCGACCCCGCGAAGATCCGATCAATCGCGCGTGGCCGATTCCCGCTTCACAGACCGCCGTTGAGGGCTGTCCTGGCCAGGAGAGAGCCCAAGCGGGACATTTTGTCATGGGCCAAAACTAATTCTGGGAATGTTCAGCGCCGACCCTTGACCCCCCTATACCTCCGATGTTCACTACGCCTGACGACGCCGCCGCCTCGTCGAGAACCCCCGCTTCGCTCAGCCAGCGCCCCCGGGCGCCCCGAGAGAGGACCGGATCGTGCGTCTTGTGTCCCGTGCCCTGATCGCGCTCGTCCTGGCGGCCATGTCGCTCGTCGCCGTACCGAGGGCTCCCTCCGCGGAGGCCGCCGCCGCCCCCGACCCGGCAACCGCGCGGGCGGCCCTCGCGCCCGCCGCCGCTGCCGCGCCCCTGACCAAGGTCCTGGTCTTCTCGAAGACCGCCGGATTCCGCCACTCGTCCATCCCCCTCGGTGTCGCCGCCGTCCAACGGCTCGGCGCCGCCAACGGGTTCACCGTCACCGCCACCGAGGACGCGGGCGCGTTCACCGCCGCCAACCTCGCGCAGTACCAGGCGGTGGTCTGGCTCTCCACCACCGGTGACGTCCTCAACTCCACCCAGCAGGCCGCCTTCGAGTCGTACGTCGCCGGCGGCGGCGGGTACGTCGGGGTGCACGCCGCCTCCGACACCGAGTACGACTGGCCCTGGTACGGCGGCCTCGTCGGCGCGTACTTCGCCTCCCACCCCGCCACCCAGCAGGCCACGATCAAGGTCGAGGACCGCGCGTCGCCCTCCACCTCGCACCTGCCGCAGCGCTGGACCCGCACCGACGAGTGGTACAACTACCGCGCCAACCCGCGCGCGGCCGTGAAGGTCCTCGCGAGCCTGGACGAGACCTCGTACTCCGGCGGCACCATGGGCGACCATCCGATCGCCTGGTGCCAGGACTACCGGGGCGGCCGTTCCTGGTACACCGGCCTCGGCCACACCGACGAGTCGTACGCCGACCCGGCCTTCACCACCATGCTGCTCGGCGGCATCCAGACGGCGGCCCGCGCCAAGGCCGCCGACTGCCGCCCGGAGACCGGCTACACCCCGCTGTTCGACGGCAGCCGGGCCAGCCTCGACAAATGGCGGCAGGCCGGCGCCGGCAGCTTCAGCCTGGCCGACGGCACGCTCTCCTCGGTCGGCGGCATGGGCCTGCTCTGGTACCCGGTGACACCGTTCGCCAACTACTCGCTCAAGGCCGACTGGATGATGCCGGGCGACGACAACGGCGGGGTGTTCATCGGCTTCCCCGACCCGCAGGGCGACCCGTGGAAGCCGGTCGACCTCGGCCACGAGATCCAGATCGACGCCACGGACGGTGACCCGACCCGTACCACCGGCAGCGTCTACAGCTTCAAGGCACCCGACACGGCGGCCCGCGCCGCAGCGCTCAACCCGCCCGGCAGCTGGAACAGTTACGAGATAGCGGTGCACGGCCGGCAGGTCGAGATCCACCTCAACGGTGTGAAGATCAACGACTACACCAGCACCCGTGACATCGCGCTCGGCCACATCGGCCTCCAGAACGACGGCGCCGGTCTCGACATCAGCTACCGCAACGTCCGCATCAAGCAGGACGGCGCGGTGGCCACCGATCTCGCGCGGGGCAGGCCCGTCACGGTCACCAGTGTCGAGCCCGGCAGCGCGCACGTGGGCGCCAACGCGGTGGACGGCAACCCCGCCACCCGCTGGGGCAGCGCGTACGCCGACCCGCAGTCGATCACCGTCGATCTCGGGGGCGTACGGACCCTCCAGAGCGTCCGGCTCAACTGGGAGACCGCCCACGCCACGGCGTACACGGTCCAGACGTCGACCGACAACAGCACCTGGCGCACCGCCGCCACGGTCACGGCGGGCGACGGCGGCCTGGACGAACTGGCCGTGAGCGGCACAGGACGGTACGTACGGGTCCTGGGCACCGCCCGCGCCACCCAGTGGGGCTACTCGCTCTGGGACCTGGCGGTGTTCGGCACGGGCCAGTAGCCGACGCGCGCCCCGAGCTCCGCCCCGAGCCGGGCATCACCCACCACCACACGTTCATCGATCGACCGCCCGGACCACCTGGCGCGCGCCCACCCGTCGCGCGCCGGGCCGTCGGGGCGCCCCCACCCGCGATCGGCCCCTGGAGGCTCCGTGTTGTCGCGCGCCGTCGCCTACCTCACCGCCCTGTTCACCCTGTTCGCCCTGCTGCTCGCGCCCGGCGCGGCAGCCGCCGACCCGGACGGCGGCGCGAGACCCGCCGCCGCCCCGCCCAAGGCAGCCGCACCCCCGCCCACCAGCGGCTTCGAGAAGGTCAAACTCGACGGCGGGCTGGGCATGGGGGAGCCGATCGAGCTCGCCGTGCTGCCCGACGGCAAGGTCCTCTACATCAACCGGGGCACCAGCGCCGCCGGCGGCCAGGTCCGTCTCTACAACCCGGCGACCCGGTCCACCACGGTCGCGCTGACCGTCCCGCTGGACGCCCGTTTCGAGGACGGGCTGATCGGGATCACCCTGCACCCGAGGTTCGCCACCACCGGGTGGGTGATGCTCTTCTACTCGCCCAAGAGCACTCCGCTGGTCAACCGCATCTCCCGGTTCACCTTCAGCCAGAGCACCAACACCATCGCCGCGTCCAGCGAAGACATGATCATCGAGTGGCCCACCGAGCGGGAGATGTGCTGCCACTCGGCCGGCTCCATGTCCTGGGACACGGCGGGCAACCTGTACTTCGCGGTCGGCGACAACACCAACTCCGGCGGTGACGCGCAGGGCATGGCGCCCATCGACGAACGCCCGTCCCGGCACGCCCAGTTCGACGCCCAGCGCACCTCCGGCAACGCCAACGACCTGCGCGGCAAGATCAACCGCATCCACCCGGAGGACAACGGCACCTACACCGTTCCGAGCGGCAACCTCTTCGCCCCGGGCACCTCGGGCACCCGCCCCGAGGTCTATGTGATGGGCGTGCGCAACCCGTACCGGGTCTGGGTCGACAAGAAGGCGAACAACACCCTGTACTGGGGCGAGGTCGGCCCCGACGCGGGCGCCACCATTCCGGCCCGCGGCCCGGCGGCGTACGACGAGTTCAACCGTGCCACCGGCCCCGGCAACTTCGGCTGGCCCTACTGCGGCGGCCCCAACGTGGCGTACAACGACTGGGACTTCGCGGCCAACCAGCCGCGCGGCTGGTTCCCCTGCGGCGGCGGCACCGGTCCGGTCAACAACTCGCCGCGCAACACCGGAATCCAGCAACTGCCGCCCACCAAGTCCTCGTTGGTGTGGGAGCAGCACGGCGGCAGCAAGGAGTGGCCGCAGCTGGACAACCCGGGCGGCTGCGGCTCGCCCAACCACACCGAGGTCTACCACTACGACGCCAATCTCAACTCCGACGTCAAGTGGCCCCAGTACTACGACAACAAGCTGCTGATCTCCGAGTACTGCCGCAACTGGATCAAGGAGGTCCAGTTCAACAACGGCAACGCCTCCACCGGGACACCGACCGCGATCGAGCCGGTCCTCGCCGGGATGAACCTCGTCCACCCGATCGACATGGAGTTCGGCCCGGACGGCTCGCTGTATCTCCTGGAGTACGGCAGCGGCTACTTCTCGGGCGCCGCCGACGCCGGACTCTACAAGATCAACTACGTGCAGGGCGGCCGGTCCCCGATCGCCAAGGCGTCCGTGAACCGGGACAACGGTCTCGCGCCGCTGGCCGTGACCTTCTCCAGCGCGGGCAGCAGCGACCCCGACAACAACCCGCTCAGCTACGCGTGGGACTTCACCGACAACGGCAGCACCGACTCCACCGCCGCCAGCCCGACCTTCACCTACTCGTCGAACGGCAGCTTCCAGGCCCGGCTGACCGTCAGCGACGGCACCGGCCGCAGCGGCACCACGACCGTCCCGGTCGTCGTCGGCAACAACCGCCCGACCCTGACGATCTCCCAGCCACCGGCGGGCAGCGTCTTCGAGTGGAACGAGAACGTCACCGTCACGGCGTCGGCGACCGACCCGCAGGACGGCGCGATCGACTGCTCGAAGGTGATCGTACGGATCGCCCTGGGCCACCAGGAGCACGCGCACGAGGTCGCCGAGGGCACCGGCTGCTCCACGACGTTCAACACCGGACCGATCCACTCCGGCCTGGACGCCACGCAGTTCTACGTGGTGCGGGCGAGCTACACGGACAGGGGCGCCACCGGCACCGTCCCGCTGACCGGTGAGAAGGAACTCAGCGTGTGGCCCAAGAAGTGGCAGGCGGAGCACTTCGCGCAGCTGTCCGGCCCGCAGGTCATCACCGCCGCCGGGGCCGAGGGCGGCGCGCGCCTCGGCGACGTGCAGAACAACGAATGGGTGAAGTACCACCCGGTGAGTCTCAAGGGCGTGACCGGGCTCCGGGCGCGGGTCTCCTCCGACAAGGCGGGGAACGTGGCGACCTTCCGGTACGACTCCGTCACCGGCCCGGTGGTGGCACGGGTGACCGTGCCCAACACCGGCGGCTGGGAGACGTACAACGACATCAACGTGCCCGTGACCAACGCCGTCGAGCAGCCACGTGATCTCTTCGTGGTCTTCACCGGCGGCTCCGGCGCGATTCTCGACCTCGACAGCTACACCTTCACCGGGCCCGGCATCAGCCGCCCCGCCTCCGTGACCGGCCGTGGGAGTGACCAGCGATGATCAGCACGAGACACCTGAGACCGGCGTGGCCGACAAGGTCGACCACGCCGACGAGAAGAGGACGACCCGGAGGCCCCGGCGGACGGACCACGCGTACCGCCCGCCTCCTGGGCGCGCTCCTCGTCCTGGTCTGCATGGTGAGCGGCCTGTCGGGCGTGTCCCCGGCCGCCGCCTCACCCACCGACGCGGCCTTCAACTCCTCGACCGGCATGCTGAACGTGAACCACGCGAGCTATCTGTCCAAGCACGACATCGTCTACAACCGGCCCAACACCGACCCCAAGTACGGCCTCACGGTCGGCAACGGCCGTACCGGCGCGATGGCGTGGCAGAACAACGGCCTCAGCATGCAGGTGTCCGGCGTGGACACCTCGCAGCAGACCGCCTTCGGCGCCGGGCTGGTCAATCTGTCCACCACCCCGGCACTGGAGAGCGGCTACTCCACCTTCCAGCAGCGCCTCAACCTCTACGACGGCACCCTCACCACCAAGTACGACAACAACCGCACCATC
Above is a window of Streptomyces sp. NBC_01498 DNA encoding:
- a CDS encoding PQQ-dependent sugar dehydrogenase; protein product: MLSRAVAYLTALFTLFALLLAPGAAAADPDGGARPAAAPPKAAAPPPTSGFEKVKLDGGLGMGEPIELAVLPDGKVLYINRGTSAAGGQVRLYNPATRSTTVALTVPLDARFEDGLIGITLHPRFATTGWVMLFYSPKSTPLVNRISRFTFSQSTNTIAASSEDMIIEWPTEREMCCHSAGSMSWDTAGNLYFAVGDNTNSGGDAQGMAPIDERPSRHAQFDAQRTSGNANDLRGKINRIHPEDNGTYTVPSGNLFAPGTSGTRPEVYVMGVRNPYRVWVDKKANNTLYWGEVGPDAGATIPARGPAAYDEFNRATGPGNFGWPYCGGPNVAYNDWDFAANQPRGWFPCGGGTGPVNNSPRNTGIQQLPPTKSSLVWEQHGGSKEWPQLDNPGGCGSPNHTEVYHYDANLNSDVKWPQYYDNKLLISEYCRNWIKEVQFNNGNASTGTPTAIEPVLAGMNLVHPIDMEFGPDGSLYLLEYGSGYFSGAADAGLYKINYVQGGRSPIAKASVNRDNGLAPLAVTFSSAGSSDPDNNPLSYAWDFTDNGSTDSTAASPTFTYSSNGSFQARLTVSDGTGRSGTTTVPVVVGNNRPTLTISQPPAGSVFEWNENVTVTASATDPQDGAIDCSKVIVRIALGHQEHAHEVAEGTGCSTTFNTGPIHSGLDATQFYVVRASYTDRGATGTVPLTGEKELSVWPKKWQAEHFAQLSGPQVITAAGAEGGARLGDVQNNEWVKYHPVSLKGVTGLRARVSSDKAGNVATFRYDSVTGPVVARVTVPNTGGWETYNDINVPVTNAVEQPRDLFVVFTGGSGAILDLDSYTFTGPGISRPASVTGRGSDQR
- a CDS encoding ThuA domain-containing protein, which codes for MSLVAVPRAPSAEAAAAPDPATARAALAPAAAAAPLTKVLVFSKTAGFRHSSIPLGVAAVQRLGAANGFTVTATEDAGAFTAANLAQYQAVVWLSTTGDVLNSTQQAAFESYVAGGGGYVGVHAASDTEYDWPWYGGLVGAYFASHPATQQATIKVEDRASPSTSHLPQRWTRTDEWYNYRANPRAAVKVLASLDETSYSGGTMGDHPIAWCQDYRGGRSWYTGLGHTDESYADPAFTTMLLGGIQTAARAKAADCRPETGYTPLFDGSRASLDKWRQAGAGSFSLADGTLSSVGGMGLLWYPVTPFANYSLKADWMMPGDDNGGVFIGFPDPQGDPWKPVDLGHEIQIDATDGDPTRTTGSVYSFKAPDTAARAAALNPPGSWNSYEIAVHGRQVEIHLNGVKINDYTSTRDIALGHIGLQNDGAGLDISYRNVRIKQDGAVATDLARGRPVTVTSVEPGSAHVGANAVDGNPATRWGSAYADPQSITVDLGGVRTLQSVRLNWETAHATAYTVQTSTDNSTWRTAATVTAGDGGLDELAVSGTGRYVRVLGTARATQWGYSLWDLAVFGTGQ